The proteins below are encoded in one region of Apostichopus japonicus isolate 1M-3 chromosome 22, ASM3797524v1, whole genome shotgun sequence:
- the LOC139964192 gene encoding uncharacterized protein, protein MALKYAATAVTCFLISFLLCTILRCCALEWSVTSIIIVFITGPMVLVSFLLGVIYLFISTRRVSKYHTLLSALACFMLRYYSLHLGRKAIGDLRRSCLNPRGVQEDRIRFIMKKNQNTDYGRKFNLKDINSLKDLQSKHPLTQYDHYKQFVQRVAKGEKNVMTVEPVTRLVVTSGTTGEGKQIPQDVFQLSHYYGVTSLIQSEGFPDVQPMQKEFRIHCNSKIRRSEGGIIVSSAGAINETMKNWLLAYSTPPDGFLIEDIQVAFYIHFLFALRERELGSTFAIFTSIMVDGFKYLDQHWPEMVEDITNGTINAKVTLPASVREELTKAMGEGDPERAQEVRRECEKGQQGIMRRLWPNMRSVTAIDNIRMRETLMQTIAEGLQVYSMMYGCSEAVVGTNLNPFKKGDEEYVLNITEAVFEFISEEDVYEDKPKTYFVDEIEVGKNYEVVISQLWGFYRYRFGDVIQVTGFYQSCPKVKFLYRTATLLNLFGEKVNQVVIAESLAAALANWPEVTMKHYSVAESTMVSAVQPSTDDKSRGAHYIFFLELEANEKSQSVQNVDTDKLGQQVDENIYQRHEFFRTFRDTKQISSSDVYLVKPGAFEKLKSFVLATSTTSVLQFKMPLKLRTKEMTKLMLDNLL, encoded by the exons ATGGCTCTGAAATATGCGGCCACAGCAGTTACTTGCTTCTTGATATCTTTTTTACTGTGCACAATACTTAGGTGCTGTGCTTTAGAATGGTCGGTAACCAGCATTATCATTGTATTCATCACAG GACCTATGGTTTTGGTGAGTTTTCTTCTGGGCGTGATTTATCTCTTCATATCAACTCGTCGTGTTTCCAAGTACCACACCCTCCTCTCAGCACTGGCATGCTTTATGTTACGATACTACTCACTTCACCTCGGAAGAAAGGCGATTGGTGACTTACGTAGGAGCTGCTTGAATCCTCGGGGTGTTCAAGAAGATAGAATCCGGTttataatgaagaaaaaccaaaatacAGATTACGGACGAAAGTTTAACTTGAAAGACATTAACAGCTTGAAAGATCTGCAGTCAAAACACCCGCTGACGCAATACGACCACTACAAGCAGTTCGTTCAGAGGGTAGCGAAGGGTGAGAAGAACGTGATGACGGTTGAGCCGGTGACTCGATTGGTAGTGACGAGTGGCACCACTGGAGAGGGGAAACAAATCCCACAAGATGTATTTCAATTAAGTCATTACTACGGTGTAACATCCCTGATTCAATCTGAGGGTTTCCCTGACGTCCAACCAATGCAAAAAGAGTTTAGGATCCATTGCAACTCAAAGATCAGGAGAAGCGAAGGTGGAATAATCGTATCATCGGCAGGAGCTATAAACGAAACCATGAAAAACTGGTTACTAGCTTACTCTACTCCACCAGATGGATTCTTAATTGAGGACATCCAAGTTGCCTTTTATATACATTTCTTGTTCGCTCTTAGAGAGAGAGAACTTGGGTCAACCTTCGCTATTTTTACAAGTATCATGGTAGATGGGTTTAAGTACTTGGACCAACACTGGCCTGAAATGGTGGAGGATATTACCAACGGTACCATTAATGCGAAGGTGACTCTTCCTGCGTCCGTCAGGGAAGAATTAACAAAGGCAATGGGCGAGGGTGACCCTGAGAGGGCACAGGAGGTCAGACGAGAATGTGAGAAAGGTCAACAGGGGATCATGCGAAGACTATGGCCTAATATGAGGAGTGTAACTGCCATTGATAACATCCGAATGAGAGAAACATTAATGCAGACTATTGCTGAAG GTTTACAAGTTTATTCAATGATGTATGGCTGTTCAGAGGCCGTCGTTGGGACAAATTTGAATCCCTTTAAAAAAGGAGACGAAGAATATGTTTTGAATATAACAGAGGCAGTTTTCGAGTTTATCAGCGAAGAGGACGT GTATGAAGATAAACCAAAGACATATTTTGTGGATGAAATTGAAGTCGGTAAGAACTACGAAGTGGTTATCTCACAACTCTGGGGTTTCTACCGGTACAGATTTGGTGACGTCATACAGGTCACAGGATTTTACCAAAGTTGCCCTAAAGTCAAGTTTCTTTACAg GACAGCAACTTTGTTGAATTTATTCGGTGAGAAGGTTAATCAAGTCGTTATCGCCGAATCTCTGGCTGCTGCCCTGGCAAACTGGCCAGAAGTGACGATGAAGCACTACTCTGTAGCTGAGAGCACGATGGTGTCAGCAGTTCAACCAAGCACAGATG ATAAGAGCAGAGGAGCCCACTACATATTCTTCCTGGAGTTGGAAGCGAACGAGAAGAGCCAGTCGGTGCAAAACGTTGATACAGATAAACTTGGCCAG CAAGTCGATGAAAACATTTACCAACGTCATGAGTTCTTCAGAACATTCAGGGACACCAAACAGATATCATCTTCCGACGTGTACCTGGTGAAGCCAGGCGCGTTTGAAAAATTGAAGAGCTTTGTCCTGGCAACGTCCACGACTTCCGTGCTCCAATTCAAGATGCCTCTGAAACTGAGAACCAAAGAAATGACCAAACTGATGCTGGACAATTTACTATAG